Proteins from a single region of Undibacterium sp. KW1:
- a CDS encoding ABC transporter substrate-binding protein, with product MKLDTCKASPSNNVLLQLFCYAALLLMAAFSSAAHANESCKSLLATGNPEYPPYLWRDPEDENRLIGANAEWMQLLSKEIGIPIDIKYVGPWGRVQEEAKLGRVDLLAGAFFTLPRLEYMDYFYPAFRETRTVIWTRNNYNLPYKKWSDLTGKQGVTVINNSFGEDFDRYAKESLKISMVPSLEQALKMLSLSRADYLIYEEDPGLAYVAKLNITGLKTVTPPITNENLYLTLSHKSACNTPEMRGRIAKAVYKLDKQNMMNKLIAANIQLWRKQQSK from the coding sequence ATGAAGCTTGATACATGCAAAGCCAGTCCTTCAAATAATGTCCTGTTGCAGTTGTTCTGCTATGCGGCATTGTTGTTGATGGCAGCATTCAGTTCAGCTGCGCATGCCAATGAGTCATGCAAGAGCCTGTTGGCAACTGGAAACCCTGAATATCCACCTTATCTGTGGCGCGATCCTGAAGATGAAAACCGTCTGATTGGGGCAAATGCAGAGTGGATGCAGTTATTGTCCAAAGAAATTGGCATACCTATAGACATTAAATATGTAGGCCCTTGGGGCCGTGTGCAGGAAGAGGCCAAGCTGGGGCGTGTAGATTTGCTGGCAGGCGCATTTTTTACCTTGCCGAGGCTGGAATACATGGATTATTTCTACCCGGCTTTTCGTGAAACACGCACGGTCATCTGGACTCGCAATAATTATAATCTGCCGTACAAGAAATGGTCTGACCTGACGGGCAAGCAGGGTGTTACTGTGATTAACAACAGCTTTGGTGAAGACTTTGACCGTTATGCCAAAGAGTCTTTGAAGATATCCATGGTGCCCAGCCTTGAGCAAGCCTTGAAGATGCTCAGCCTGTCCCGTGCTGATTACCTGATTTATGAAGAAGACCCAGGCCTGGCCTATGTTGCCAAACTGAATATCACTGGCTTGAAAACCGTCACGCCACCGATCACAAATGAAAATTTATATTTGACCCTGTCCCATAAGTCAGCTTGCAATACGCCAGAAATGCGTGGTCGTATTGCCAAGGCAGTCTATAAGCTGGACAAGCAAAACATGATGAATAAACTCATCGCGGCAAATATACAATTGTGGCGCAAGCAACAATCGAAGTAA
- a CDS encoding pseudouridine synthase, with translation MTKLSLDKILQSQGFGTRKYCRDLVEDGEVTINGEVIRNVKTSFETQGLQFHIFEEDWEYRERVYIVLNKPANFECSRKPSHHPGVLTLLPEQFSWRDVQPVGRLDHDTTGMLLMSDDGPFIHAQSSPKRHVPKVYQATTAEPVTEELVSLLLQGVKLHDEPAPLAAVHCQKLGDHLLEIVLEQGKYHQVKRMLAAAGNHCAALQRTAIGKLTLESLELEEGEWCYLTPEHLALLVPA, from the coding sequence ATGACAAAATTAAGCTTAGATAAAATCCTGCAATCACAAGGATTTGGAACCCGCAAATATTGCCGCGACCTGGTAGAAGATGGTGAAGTTACCATCAATGGCGAAGTGATACGCAACGTCAAAACAAGTTTTGAAACTCAGGGTTTGCAATTTCATATCTTTGAAGAAGACTGGGAATACCGCGAGCGCGTGTATATCGTCCTCAACAAACCGGCAAACTTTGAATGCTCACGCAAGCCCAGCCACCATCCCGGCGTATTGACACTCTTGCCCGAACAATTCAGCTGGCGTGACGTGCAGCCTGTGGGGCGGCTTGACCATGATACGACTGGCATGTTGCTGATGTCAGACGATGGCCCGTTTATCCATGCGCAATCTTCACCCAAGCGCCACGTACCCAAAGTGTATCAGGCAACAACGGCTGAGCCGGTGACCGAGGAGCTGGTGAGCTTATTATTGCAAGGTGTGAAACTGCATGATGAGCCTGCTCCACTGGCTGCCGTACATTGCCAGAAGTTGGGAGATCACCTGCTGGAAATCGTGCTGGAGCAGGGCAAATACCACCAGGTCAAGCGCATGCTGGCCGCAGCAGGCAATCATTGTGCCGCCTTGCAGCGCACTGCCATAGGCAAATTGACACTGGAATCGCTGGAGCTGGAAGAAGGTGAGTGGTGTTATCTGACTCCTGAACATCTGGCTTTACTGGTGCCCGCCTGA
- the fliL gene encoding flagellar basal body-associated protein FliL produces MSKDRSKASLLSAQLDFEAIDGSEPQKTGNALDFEAGQATSAVQAKGAAAKISTGSSSAINAASASSSRTAALAQKPAKKPGVVKDRFGLYAAIIVLFGFAILLAIFFYIRSVGSNAAGLSYYVLPQQVANLNGQVVRMQVTIQVRTEDKEWLFENKKVLTNIFQIEFAKIDPDDLHSEEGFDTVRAQLKSGLNSALQTDKIESVLINELLMQNREQ; encoded by the coding sequence ATGTCTAAGGATAGGTCAAAGGCCAGCTTGCTCAGCGCACAGCTGGATTTTGAAGCGATAGATGGCAGTGAACCTCAAAAAACAGGCAATGCTCTGGATTTTGAGGCAGGACAAGCTACCTCTGCCGTCCAGGCGAAGGGGGCAGCGGCTAAAATTAGTACCGGCTCCAGTTCTGCGATCAATGCTGCGTCGGCATCCAGTTCCCGCACGGCAGCACTTGCCCAAAAGCCAGCGAAAAAACCTGGTGTGGTCAAAGATCGTTTTGGCCTCTATGCGGCGATCATCGTGTTGTTTGGCTTTGCCATCTTACTGGCGATTTTTTTCTATATCCGTAGTGTAGGCAGCAATGCAGCCGGACTCAGCTATTATGTTTTGCCGCAGCAAGTCGCCAATCTGAATGGGCAAGTGGTGCGTATGCAAGTCACAATACAAGTCCGCACTGAGGATAAGGAATGGCTATTTGAAAACAAGAAAGTATTAACGAATATATTTCAAATCGAATTCGCCAAAATTGATCCTGACGATTTACATAGTGAAGAAGGATTTGACACGGTCAGGGCGCAACTTAAATCTGGTTTGAACTCTGCTTTGCAGACAGACAAGATAGAGTCTGTGCTTATCAATGAATTATTGATGCAGAACCGGGAGCAATAA
- a CDS encoding ATP-binding protein, whose amino-acid sequence MRTLSLRQILIIGVVVGIVLPAIVLGRFLVQDRYERELQLRVRNPMSQYADMLSRGMAVPVWTLDKAVANQFIQAVMRNPEVVSVEVLDESRSVFAYSSKFKKEGAKLLREERPILLETKVIGSVMLELTTEHIEKELWADFLKLGVALLVQVVFSFILIWLLFERRIVRPIMELQLATGRLARGKLDQPLEWVRQDEIGNLAQGLDKMRLNLGRLITEREAQNITLQQELNERLRAEQALKVTEEKFIGIFQASPVAMTVLRKSQHYSMIDVNDAWVRQFYWSHDEILGDHETQKALWRNEADFAEILRIIERDGEIHDYEAWLTCGQQEKIILCQVSGRMIRLGNEPLIILVQEDITEKRQNEQEIRNMNTTLERRVSERTQALEAANSELTVVLENLQRAQRELLRTEKMAALGSLVAGVAHELNTPIGTSVTVASTLAQHTDAVLVEFEKGLRRSVLEEYLRNAKTGADLLLRNLSKASELVISFKQVAVDRTSANRRVFALDEMLSELILTMGPTIRKTRHDVVHGVPPKLMMDSYPGPLGQVMTNLINNAFIHGFEGDYRGTVSITARIFDENFVEITVRDNGKGIPESNLGRIFDPFFTTRLGLGGSGLGLNIVYNLVTGILGGNIVVESEIGKGTCFKISLPLEPKLVDEDVAEVH is encoded by the coding sequence TTGCGTACACTCTCCCTCCGACAAATTCTTATTATCGGCGTTGTAGTTGGCATCGTATTGCCCGCGATTGTTTTGGGGCGTTTCCTGGTGCAGGACAGGTATGAGCGGGAATTGCAACTGCGTGTACGCAATCCCATGTCGCAATATGCCGATATGCTGTCGCGTGGCATGGCAGTGCCGGTCTGGACGCTGGACAAGGCGGTCGCCAATCAATTCATACAAGCCGTCATGCGCAACCCCGAAGTGGTCAGCGTCGAAGTGCTGGACGAATCCAGGTCCGTCTTTGCCTATAGCAGCAAATTCAAGAAAGAGGGCGCCAAACTATTGCGCGAAGAACGCCCCATCCTGCTGGAGACCAAGGTCATCGGCAGTGTCATGCTGGAGCTGACTACCGAGCACATAGAAAAAGAACTATGGGCAGACTTCCTGAAGCTGGGGGTGGCCTTGCTGGTGCAGGTCGTGTTTTCTTTTATCCTGATCTGGTTATTATTTGAACGTCGCATCGTCAGGCCCATCATGGAATTGCAGTTGGCGACCGGGCGGCTGGCGCGGGGCAAACTGGATCAGCCACTGGAATGGGTTAGGCAGGACGAAATAGGTAATCTGGCACAGGGCCTGGACAAGATGCGCCTGAACCTGGGACGCTTGATTACCGAAAGGGAAGCGCAAAATATCACCCTGCAGCAAGAACTCAATGAGCGTTTGCGCGCCGAGCAGGCCCTGAAGGTGACCGAAGAGAAGTTCATCGGTATTTTCCAGGCGTCGCCTGTCGCCATGACGGTACTGCGCAAAAGCCAGCACTACAGCATGATTGATGTCAACGATGCCTGGGTCAGGCAGTTTTACTGGTCCCATGATGAAATTCTCGGGGATCACGAGACCCAGAAAGCGCTGTGGCGCAACGAAGCTGATTTCGCAGAGATACTGCGCATCATAGAACGCGATGGTGAAATTCACGACTATGAAGCCTGGCTGACTTGTGGCCAGCAAGAAAAAATTATTCTCTGCCAGGTGTCGGGACGCATGATCAGACTCGGTAATGAACCCCTGATTATCCTGGTGCAGGAAGACATTACCGAAAAACGCCAGAATGAGCAGGAAATCCGCAACATGAATACCACGCTGGAGAGACGGGTTTCTGAGCGTACCCAGGCGCTGGAAGCGGCTAACAGTGAATTGACTGTGGTCCTGGAAAACCTGCAGCGTGCGCAGCGGGAGTTGCTCAGGACAGAAAAAATGGCGGCGCTGGGCTCCCTGGTCGCGGGTGTCGCTCATGAGCTTAATACGCCCATAGGCACCAGCGTTACCGTAGCCAGCACCCTGGCGCAGCATACCGATGCTGTACTGGTTGAATTTGAAAAAGGCTTGCGCCGTTCGGTACTGGAGGAGTATCTGAGAAATGCCAAGACTGGTGCCGATTTACTCTTGCGTAACCTGAGCAAGGCATCGGAACTGGTGATCAGTTTCAAACAGGTGGCCGTCGATAGAACCAGTGCCAACCGCCGTGTCTTTGCGCTTGATGAAATGTTGTCTGAGCTGATCCTGACCATGGGGCCTACCATACGCAAGACCCGCCATGATGTTGTTCATGGAGTTCCTCCGAAACTGATGATGGACAGCTATCCGGGACCATTGGGGCAAGTGATGACTAACTTGATCAACAATGCTTTTATTCATGGTTTTGAAGGCGATTATCGCGGCACGGTCAGTATCACGGCGCGTATTTTTGATGAGAATTTCGTCGAAATAACCGTACGCGACAATGGCAAGGGCATACCAGAAAGCAATCTGGGGCGCATTTTTGATCCCTTCTTTACGACTCGTCTGGGTTTGGGAGGGAGTGGTCTGGGTCTCAATATTGTCTATAACCTGGTGACAGGTATCCTGGGCGGTAATATCGTGGTTGAAAGCGAGATTGGTAAAGGAACCTGCTTTAAAATCAGCTTGCCTCTTGAACCAAAGCTGGTGGATGAAGATGTCGCCGAAGTCCATTGA
- a CDS encoding acyltransferase family protein, protein MAAFPRTTWTGMTNPTTPKIRNTSIDNIKAVLIFLVVFGHLIEIYVGEDHVLRSIWIFVYSFHMPMFALMSGMFSKASWDDKNATQLISTVLVPLIGFEIIYEATEFALKGTASVYAGLVAPYWMLWYLLSLLCWRLLLPLFSRMQFGVMLALALSLAGSYSEHAGYFLGISRTLIFFPYFLLGWKLGPEIFNVKKKERLLVSAVVVVAALIAAFMLKSDFDYRWFYGSYSLHRLEMANLTGSMYQLLQYAASTVIGLSVLYLLAQKDLRMAQIGKRSIYVLVWHGMALIILQETGVLRAIFKHENTVALAVSVLVSMAITWVCAHEKTEALTKRLILDPLAWLLIPKRPASQQDWS, encoded by the coding sequence ATGGCGGCATTCCCCCGCACTACCTGGACAGGCATGACCAATCCTACAACTCCCAAAATCAGAAATACCAGCATAGACAATATCAAGGCTGTCTTGATTTTTTTAGTCGTGTTTGGCCATCTGATAGAAATTTACGTGGGCGAAGATCATGTTTTGCGTTCCATCTGGATTTTTGTTTACTCCTTCCACATGCCCATGTTTGCCCTGATGTCTGGCATGTTTTCCAAGGCTAGCTGGGATGATAAAAATGCCACTCAACTGATCTCTACCGTGCTGGTACCATTGATAGGCTTTGAAATCATTTATGAAGCAACCGAATTTGCCCTGAAAGGCACGGCCAGTGTCTATGCCGGGCTGGTCGCACCTTACTGGATGCTGTGGTATCTACTGAGTCTGTTGTGCTGGCGCCTGCTGTTGCCTTTGTTTTCGCGCATGCAATTTGGGGTCATGCTGGCGTTGGCCCTGTCGCTGGCTGGCAGCTACTCTGAACATGCGGGCTATTTCCTTGGTATTTCACGCACCCTGATCTTCTTCCCTTACTTCTTGTTAGGCTGGAAGCTCGGTCCTGAAATATTCAATGTCAAAAAGAAGGAGAGATTGCTGGTCAGTGCAGTCGTCGTCGTGGCAGCGCTCATTGCAGCCTTCATGCTCAAGAGTGATTTTGACTACCGCTGGTTCTATGGCAGTTACTCATTACACAGGCTGGAAATGGCCAACCTTACTGGCAGCATGTATCAGTTATTGCAGTATGCCGCATCAACAGTAATCGGATTGTCCGTCCTGTATTTGCTGGCGCAAAAAGACCTGCGTATGGCACAGATAGGCAAACGTTCTATTTATGTTCTGGTGTGGCATGGGATGGCATTAATCATATTGCAAGAGACTGGTGTATTGCGCGCCATTTTCAAGCATGAAAATACTGTAGCCCTGGCGGTTTCAGTTCTGGTTTCCATGGCTATCACATGGGTGTGCGCGCATGAAAAAACTGAAGCCCTCACCAAGCGTCTGATCCTTGATCCGCTCGCATGGCTGCTGATCCCCAAACGGCCAGCAAGCCAGCAGGACTGGTCATAG
- a CDS encoding lysophospholipid acyltransferase family protein produces the protein MHLTIFETPIINTFMRWLSIIGLKLAGWKVEGIVPAEQKYVLIAAPHTSNWDFPVTLMVCFALRLRVYWMGKSSLFPPVLGHVMRWLGGIPVDRSKSGNLVQGTVDAFHANQRLTVIVPPEGTRGKVTHWKTGFYYIALGAGVPIALGYLDFKRKAGGIGKMFAVSGDIEADMAQIREFYCGISGKNPQQFDEGKIQTKTQD, from the coding sequence ATGCATCTTACCATTTTTGAAACTCCCATCATTAATACCTTCATGCGCTGGCTGTCCATTATCGGGCTTAAACTGGCTGGCTGGAAGGTCGAGGGTATTGTTCCTGCCGAGCAAAAATATGTCCTGATCGCCGCCCCGCATACGAGTAACTGGGACTTTCCCGTGACCCTGATGGTGTGTTTTGCCTTGCGTCTGCGCGTCTACTGGATGGGTAAGTCCAGCCTGTTTCCACCTGTACTGGGGCATGTCATGCGCTGGCTGGGCGGTATTCCGGTCGATCGTAGTAAATCTGGCAACTTGGTGCAGGGTACGGTAGATGCCTTCCATGCCAATCAAAGATTGACAGTCATTGTCCCGCCAGAAGGTACCAGGGGCAAGGTCACTCATTGGAAAACCGGGTTTTACTACATCGCACTTGGTGCCGGTGTGCCGATTGCACTTGGTTATCTTGATTTTAAGCGCAAGGCAGGTGGTATAGGCAAGATGTTCGCGGTGAGTGGTGATATTGAAGCAGATATGGCGCAGATACGTGAGTTCTACTGTGGCATCTCAGGCAAGAATCCTCAGCAGTTTGACGAAGGCAAAATACAGACGAAAACTCAGGACTGA
- a CDS encoding ParA family protein, whose product MPVIAIVNPKGGVGKSTVATNLAGYFAAHGHKVMLGDTDVQQSSRTWLTLRPQNLPQIQPWDIADGHILKPPKGTTHVVLDTPAGLTGSKLDMVLKSADKIIVPLQASIFDILATEEFLKSLSQHKKNGYQIGILGMRVNTRSKAAEQLEHYVGQLGLPVLGFLRDTQNYIQLAAHGATLWDVAPSRVEKDLPQWEHIVNWVKT is encoded by the coding sequence ATGCCTGTCATTGCAATTGTCAATCCCAAAGGGGGCGTCGGTAAAAGCACGGTGGCTACCAACCTGGCAGGATATTTCGCTGCGCATGGTCATAAAGTCATGCTGGGGGATACTGATGTGCAGCAGTCTTCCCGCACCTGGTTGACATTGCGACCACAAAATCTGCCGCAAATCCAGCCCTGGGATATTGCAGATGGCCATATATTAAAACCGCCCAAAGGTACTACCCATGTCGTACTGGATACTCCTGCAGGCCTGACGGGAAGCAAGCTCGATATGGTGCTGAAGTCAGCCGACAAGATCATCGTACCCTTGCAGGCATCGATTTTTGACATCCTGGCAACAGAAGAATTCCTGAAAAGCCTGTCCCAGCATAAAAAAAATGGTTACCAGATAGGCATCCTGGGTATGCGCGTAAATACACGCAGCAAGGCAGCAGAGCAGCTTGAGCATTATGTAGGCCAACTGGGTTTGCCCGTTCTGGGGTTTTTGCGGGATACACAAAACTATATACAACTGGCGGCCCATGGCGCCACCTTGTGGGATGTCGCGCCATCCAGAGTGGAAAAAGACTTGCCGCAATGGGAACATATCGTTAATTGGGTCAAGACTTGA